The following coding sequences are from one Enterococcus sp. 4G2_DIV0659 window:
- the radA gene encoding DNA repair protein RadA: protein MAKKAKVQFECQTCGYISPKYLGRCPNCGQWNTMTEEVIQDTSDRRVRVSLTGKKTQPQRLAEVIPKKEPRVQTKLVELNRVLGGGVVPGSLVLIGGDPGIGKSTLLLQVSQQLAEIGGKVLYVSGEESAEQIKMRAERLSSIDTEFYLYAETDMNEISRAIEKLEPDYVIIDSIQTMTQPDVTSVAGSVSQVRETTAELLKIAKTNGIAIFIVGHVTKEGSIAGPRMLEHMVDTVLYFEGDKHHTFRILRAVKNRFGSTNEIGIFEMREHGLEEVANPSQVFLEERLADATGSAIVVAMEGTRPILVEVQALVTPTMFGNAKRTTTGLDFNRVSLIMAVLEKRAGLLLQNQDAYLKAAGGVKINEPAIDLAVAVSIASSYKEKGTKPTECFIGEIGLTGEIRRVNSIEQRVREAQKLGFTKIYLPKNNLGGWTPPEGIEIVGVATIGETLRKVFK from the coding sequence ATGGCTAAAAAAGCCAAAGTTCAATTTGAATGTCAAACTTGCGGGTATATTTCCCCAAAATATTTAGGTCGCTGCCCAAATTGTGGTCAATGGAACACGATGACAGAAGAAGTCATCCAAGATACCTCTGATCGTCGTGTTAGAGTCAGCTTGACTGGTAAAAAGACACAGCCGCAGCGTTTAGCTGAAGTCATTCCTAAAAAAGAACCTAGAGTACAAACGAAGCTAGTAGAATTGAATCGTGTTTTAGGTGGGGGTGTGGTACCAGGTTCGTTAGTATTGATTGGTGGCGACCCTGGAATTGGTAAATCAACCTTACTTTTACAAGTTTCTCAGCAACTTGCTGAGATTGGTGGAAAGGTTCTTTATGTTTCAGGAGAAGAAAGCGCAGAACAAATCAAAATGCGTGCAGAGCGACTAAGTTCTATTGATACGGAATTTTATTTATATGCTGAAACGGATATGAATGAGATTTCCAGAGCGATCGAAAAATTAGAGCCTGATTATGTGATTATTGATTCCATCCAAACGATGACACAACCTGATGTTACTAGTGTTGCCGGTAGCGTTAGTCAAGTTCGTGAGACAACCGCAGAGCTATTAAAGATTGCTAAAACAAATGGCATTGCGATTTTTATCGTTGGTCATGTGACAAAAGAAGGATCTATCGCAGGACCTAGGATGTTAGAGCATATGGTGGACACGGTGTTGTATTTTGAAGGAGATAAACATCATACATTCAGAATATTAAGAGCAGTAAAAAACCGTTTTGGCTCGACGAATGAGATTGGGATTTTTGAAATGCGTGAACATGGATTGGAAGAAGTAGCAAATCCGTCTCAAGTATTTTTGGAAGAGCGTTTGGCAGATGCTACGGGTTCTGCAATTGTGGTTGCAATGGAAGGAACACGTCCGATTTTAGTTGAGGTGCAAGCATTGGTCACACCGACAATGTTTGGTAATGCAAAACGAACAACAACAGGGTTGGATTTTAATCGGGTATCCCTGATTATGGCCGTGTTAGAAAAACGTGCGGGTTTATTATTACAAAATCAAGATGCGTATTTGAAAGCAGCTGGTGGAGTGAAGATTAATGAACCAGCTATTGATTTAGCAGTAGCCGTAAGCATTGCTTCTAGTTATAAAGAAAAGGGCACAAAGCCGACAGAATGTTTTATTGGCGAAATTGGTTTGACTGGTGAAATCCGTCGTGTGAACAGTATCGAACAACGGGTGAGAGAAGCGCAAAAATTAGGTTTTACTAAGATTTATTTGCCTAAGAATAATTTAGGCGGTTGGACACCACCAGAAGGAATCGAGATTGTGGGCGTTGCAACGATTGGAGAAACATTAAGAAAAGTATTCAAATAA
- a CDS encoding PIN/TRAM domain-containing protein, which produces MQKRVITFLMIVVGASLGISLLPMAWEMAKQADNTWLNNNFTNSLIGALIFFILSLGLAKYIVSGVKKIEAALNEMSLTYLLFGSVGAILGLVIGVIISIPMYNLNIPFVNSVLPILVMIIFGYLGFRMGTTRIDEWRKIFTPKQKKISTETEGEVLERKVEDHFHKYKILDTSVIIDGRIYDIAKSGFLEGVILIPNFVLYELQYIADSGDSLKRVRGRRGLDILNALQKEDGISVEMYDGDFEDISEVDSKLIKLAKLLDGVVVTNDYNLNKVSEFQNVPVLNINALANAVKPVVIPGETMNVMVVKAGTERQQGVAYLDDGTMVVVEDGQHYMNEHIQVVVTSALQTAAGRMIFAKPAHSGRGIDDSKEDSKAHEKS; this is translated from the coding sequence ATGCAAAAACGTGTCATCACATTTCTGATGATCGTTGTTGGCGCAAGTTTAGGTATATCTTTGTTACCGATGGCTTGGGAAATGGCGAAACAAGCAGATAATACATGGCTGAATAATAACTTTACTAACAGTTTGATTGGTGCACTTATTTTCTTTATTTTATCTTTAGGGTTAGCAAAGTATATTGTTTCAGGTGTGAAAAAAATAGAAGCAGCATTAAACGAAATGAGTTTGACGTATCTATTATTTGGTAGTGTGGGAGCGATCCTGGGTTTAGTTATCGGAGTGATTATCTCCATTCCTATGTATAATTTGAATATTCCCTTTGTAAACAGCGTATTGCCGATTTTAGTGATGATTATTTTCGGTTATCTTGGGTTTCGGATGGGGACAACTCGAATTGATGAATGGCGTAAAATTTTTACCCCTAAACAAAAAAAGATTTCTACAGAAACTGAAGGTGAAGTCTTAGAACGTAAAGTAGAGGATCACTTTCATAAATATAAAATTCTAGATACAAGTGTGATTATTGATGGTAGAATCTACGATATTGCCAAGTCGGGTTTTTTAGAAGGTGTTATTTTAATCCCCAATTTTGTGTTATATGAATTGCAATATATTGCTGATTCAGGGGACAGTTTAAAGCGTGTACGTGGGCGTCGAGGTTTGGATATTTTAAATGCCTTACAAAAAGAAGACGGTATTTCTGTCGAGATGTATGATGGTGATTTTGAGGACATTTCTGAAGTAGACAGCAAGTTGATTAAACTAGCGAAATTATTAGATGGCGTTGTGGTGACGAATGACTACAATTTGAATAAAGTCTCAGAATTTCAAAATGTCCCTGTTTTAAATATCAATGCTTTAGCGAATGCAGTGAAACCGGTCGTGATTCCAGGAGAAACCATGAATGTAATGGTAGTCAAAGCTGGAACAGAGCGTCAACAAGGTGTAGCTTATCTGGACGATGGCACAATGGTCGTTGTTGAAGACGGTCAGCATTATATGAATGAACATATTCAAGTGGTGGTTACTAGTGCGCTGCAAACGGCAGCAGGACGAATGATTTTTGCTAAACCTGCTCACTCTGGGCGCGGTATTGATGACAGCAAAGAAGATAGTAAAGCTCATGAGAAAAGCTAA
- the ispD gene encoding 2-C-methyl-D-erythritol 4-phosphate cytidylyltransferase, protein MRKAKQRNTALDYEVVLLAAGQGKRMGAARNKILLNLIGKPVIAYSLSTFLNDPACKHIVLVTQEDERELLNTMVKKETKRKDTPVTIVSGGSERQYSVYNGLNAMYDSKNIVMIHDGARPFVTLAQLKLLHRKVQETRAAILGVPVKDTIKRVVDGIVEETVPRETLWQIQTPQAFYGEDLLAVHEYARQEDYLGTDDASLIEKYSQLPISMVLGSYENIKLTTPEDMLIGEAIVKRKRS, encoded by the coding sequence ATGAGAAAAGCTAAACAGAGAAATACAGCACTGGATTATGAAGTTGTTTTGCTAGCAGCAGGACAAGGAAAACGAATGGGGGCAGCGCGCAATAAAATATTGCTGAACTTGATTGGTAAGCCGGTAATTGCCTATTCGTTAAGTACCTTTTTAAATGATCCAGCGTGCAAGCATATTGTTTTAGTCACCCAAGAAGATGAGCGAGAATTATTGAACACCATGGTCAAAAAAGAAACAAAAAGAAAAGACACGCCTGTAACGATTGTATCCGGTGGAAGTGAGCGCCAATATAGTGTTTATAATGGATTGAACGCAATGTATGACTCAAAAAATATTGTGATGATCCATGACGGTGCAAGACCGTTTGTAACATTAGCTCAATTAAAGTTGCTACATCGTAAAGTACAAGAAACAAGAGCTGCAATTTTAGGCGTTCCTGTCAAAGATACCATCAAAAGAGTGGTTGACGGAATTGTAGAAGAAACCGTTCCACGTGAAACATTATGGCAGATTCAAACGCCACAAGCCTTTTATGGAGAAGATTTGCTAGCGGTACATGAGTATGCACGGCAAGAAGATTATTTAGGGACTGACGATGCGTCACTGATTGAAAAATATAGTCAATTGCCCATATCAATGGTGTTAGGAAGTTATGAAAATATCAAACTGACCACACCAGAAGATATGTTGATCGGTGAAGCAATCGTGAAACGAAAAAGAAGTTAG
- the ispF gene encoding 2-C-methyl-D-erythritol 2,4-cyclodiphosphate synthase codes for MIRIGQGFDVHQLVEGRPLIIGGVELPFEKGLLGHSDADVLLHAITDAILGAAGLGDIGHLFPDTDPAFKDANSIKLLYEATQKVLATGFTIGNIDCTILAEQPKMKPYLEQMKENIAQACQIETNQINLKATTMEKMGFIGQEEGMGAIAVALLDK; via the coding sequence ATGATACGAATCGGACAAGGTTTTGATGTTCATCAATTAGTAGAAGGTCGCCCATTGATTATTGGAGGAGTGGAACTTCCTTTTGAAAAAGGGTTATTAGGACATTCAGATGCAGATGTTTTATTACACGCAATTACGGATGCAATTTTAGGAGCTGCTGGATTAGGCGATATTGGGCACTTATTTCCTGACACAGATCCAGCGTTCAAGGATGCTAATTCGATTAAATTACTCTATGAAGCAACTCAAAAAGTTTTGGCTACTGGCTTTACTATTGGCAATATTGATTGTACAATTCTAGCAGAACAACCAAAAATGAAACCTTATTTAGAGCAAATGAAAGAAAATATCGCCCAAGCTTGTCAAATTGAGACAAATCAAATCAATTTAAAAGCAACAACGATGGAAAAAATGGGGTTTATTGGTCAAGAAGAAGGAATGGGAGCGATCGCGGTCGCTTTACTTGATAAATAG